The Pantoea sp. At-9b genome includes a window with the following:
- a CDS encoding alkaline phosphatase family protein gives MKTILVVLDGLSNQVAQHAMGYLFAECAQGNGQYYTLTCELPSLSRPLYECILTGIPPVRSGIIHNGVSRLSNERSIFHYARAAGLTTAAAAYHWVSELYNQTPFNAARDRHTVAPDLPIQYGHFYWDDGYPDSHLFEDAESLRLRHDPDFLLIHPMNIDDAGHKHSLSSPQYRNRARMADGYLSHWMPGWLAAGYQVIVTADHGMNDDRSHGGILPEETNVPLFVFGAGFSKQPDLQPQQTELCGIVCTLLGVEHDKPVCRELLAEPRHEG, from the coding sequence ATGAAAACAATCCTGGTGGTACTGGATGGGCTGAGCAATCAGGTGGCGCAGCATGCAATGGGTTACCTGTTTGCCGAATGCGCGCAGGGCAATGGCCAATATTACACCCTGACCTGCGAGCTGCCGTCGCTGTCGCGTCCGCTGTATGAATGCATTCTCACCGGCATCCCGCCGGTGCGCAGCGGCATTATTCATAATGGCGTCAGCCGATTGAGCAACGAGCGCAGCATCTTCCATTATGCCCGCGCCGCCGGTTTAACCACCGCCGCTGCGGCCTACCACTGGGTGAGTGAGCTGTATAATCAGACCCCGTTCAACGCAGCGCGCGACCGGCATACGGTCGCGCCTGACCTGCCCATCCAATACGGGCACTTTTACTGGGACGACGGCTACCCGGATTCCCACCTGTTTGAAGACGCGGAAAGCCTGCGTCTGCGTCACGACCCGGACTTTCTGCTGATCCACCCGATGAATATTGACGATGCCGGGCATAAACATAGCCTGTCATCGCCGCAATACCGCAACCGCGCGCGCATGGCCGATGGGTATCTGTCGCACTGGATGCCGGGCTGGCTGGCGGCGGGTTATCAGGTGATTGTCACCGCCGACCATGGCATGAACGACGATCGCTCACACGGTGGGATTCTGCCGGAGGAGACCAACGTGCCGCTGTTTGTGTTTGGTGCAGGCTTTTCGAAACAGCCGGATCTGCAACCACAACAGACCGAGTTGTGCGGCATCGTCTGCACCCTGTTGGGCGTTGAGCATGACAAACCGGTGTGCCGTGAGCTGCTGGCGGAGCCGCGTCATGAAGGGTAA
- a CDS encoding ABC transporter substrate-binding protein, with the protein MKALIASVVASAVLLALPAAQAADNDLAALEKAARSEGQINSVGMPDSWANWKDTWNDISSKYGLKHSDTDMSSAQELAKFAAEKENASADIGDVGAAFGPVAVAKGLAQPYKPTHWDQVPDWAKDKEGNWMLAYTGTIAFLVDKQQIKDIPHSWADLKKGKYVVTIGDVGVAAQAANGVLAANYALGGDEKNLKPALNFFADLAKQGRLGVTDPVIANIEKGEIQLAVVWDFNGLNYRDQIDKSRYEVVIPSDGSVTSGYSTIINKYAKHPNAAKLAREYIFSDAGQTNLAKGYARPIRAKYLTLPADVQAKLLPESEYKNARPIKDQAAWDKSSKALPRLWQENVIINMQQ; encoded by the coding sequence ATGAAAGCGTTAATCGCCTCTGTAGTAGCCAGTGCTGTACTGCTTGCGTTGCCAGCCGCGCAGGCTGCCGACAACGACCTCGCCGCGCTGGAAAAAGCCGCGCGCAGCGAAGGTCAAATCAACAGCGTCGGTATGCCAGATAGCTGGGCTAACTGGAAAGATACCTGGAATGACATCAGCAGCAAATATGGCCTGAAACACAGCGATACCGATATGTCATCGGCGCAGGAGCTGGCGAAATTTGCCGCAGAGAAAGAGAACGCCAGCGCCGATATCGGTGACGTGGGTGCCGCATTTGGACCGGTGGCCGTCGCGAAGGGGCTGGCACAGCCTTACAAACCGACACACTGGGATCAGGTGCCGGACTGGGCAAAAGATAAAGAAGGTAACTGGATGCTGGCCTATACCGGCACCATCGCGTTCCTCGTCGACAAACAGCAGATCAAAGATATCCCGCATAGTTGGGCCGATCTGAAAAAAGGTAAGTATGTGGTCACTATCGGTGACGTTGGCGTAGCTGCTCAGGCGGCTAACGGCGTACTGGCGGCCAACTACGCGCTGGGCGGTGATGAGAAGAACCTGAAACCGGCACTGAACTTTTTTGCTGACCTCGCCAAACAAGGCCGTCTGGGCGTGACCGATCCGGTGATTGCCAACATTGAGAAAGGCGAAATCCAGCTGGCAGTGGTGTGGGACTTCAACGGTCTGAACTACCGCGATCAGATCGACAAAAGCCGCTATGAAGTGGTGATCCCTTCTGACGGTTCCGTAACGTCCGGCTACAGCACCATCATCAACAAATACGCCAAGCACCCGAACGCCGCCAAACTGGCACGCGAATATATCTTCTCTGATGCCGGTCAGACTAACCTGGCGAAAGGCTACGCTCGTCCGATTCGTGCCAAATACCTCACGCTGCCAGCTGACGTGCAGGCCAAATTGCTGCCGGAATCTGAGTATAAAAATGCCCGTCCGATTAAAGACCAGGCTGCCTGGGATAAATCGTCAAAAGCACTGCCGCGTCTGTGGCAGGAGAACGTGATCATCAATATGCAGCAGTAA
- a CDS encoding UTRA domain-containing protein codes for MSSKTADVIAAALHSRIDAGEFASGRLPAERSLSEQYSTTRITLREALGLLEAQGVIYRELRRGWFLAPPRLVYNPLHHSHFHAMAAQQGRIASTEVIEARKAPVQSSVAQQLQLAEGDEVYLIRRLRRIDGRAVLYVEHYLNPHYFPGLLDEDLTRSLTDLYNQRYGIRYGGARFTILPGPLPARAAPALNVASGTPGLLITRTNRDQHKRVIDCDCEYWRYDALCVDVDV; via the coding sequence ATGTCGTCGAAAACGGCGGACGTAATCGCAGCCGCGCTGCACAGTCGTATTGATGCAGGAGAGTTCGCCAGCGGGCGCTTACCGGCTGAACGTAGCCTGAGCGAACAATATTCCACTACGCGCATCACCCTACGCGAAGCGCTGGGGTTGCTGGAAGCGCAGGGCGTTATTTATCGTGAACTGCGCCGTGGTTGGTTTCTCGCCCCGCCGAGACTGGTGTATAACCCGCTGCACCACAGCCATTTCCACGCCATGGCGGCCCAGCAAGGGCGTATCGCCAGCACCGAGGTGATTGAAGCGCGCAAGGCACCGGTGCAATCATCGGTGGCGCAGCAACTGCAACTGGCCGAAGGTGATGAGGTTTACCTGATTCGTCGTCTGCGCCGTATTGATGGGCGCGCCGTGTTGTATGTGGAGCACTATCTTAACCCACACTATTTTCCGGGCCTGCTCGACGAGGATCTCACTCGCTCTCTGACCGACCTCTATAACCAGCGTTATGGCATTCGTTACGGCGGCGCTCGATTTACCATTCTGCCGGGGCCATTACCGGCGCGTGCCGCGCCGGCATTGAATGTGGCCAGCGGTACCCCCGGATTATTGATCACCCGCACCAACCGTGATCAGCACAAACGCGTCATCGACTGTGACTGTGAATACTGGCGCTATGACGCGCTGTGCGTGGATGTCGATGTCTGA
- the psiE gene encoding phosphate-starvation-inducible protein PsiE, with amino-acid sequence MTEKSAAGQLIATALQWVLNLGLVILAIILVVFLGKETIHLANVLFSTGEQASSFLLIEGIVIYFLYFEFIALIVKYFQSGYHFPLRYFVYIGITAIIRLIIVDHKNPFDTLCYSAAILILVVTLWLANSNRLKRE; translated from the coding sequence ATGACTGAAAAATCAGCGGCGGGGCAACTGATTGCCACGGCTCTGCAATGGGTGCTGAACCTCGGGTTGGTGATCCTGGCGATCATTCTGGTGGTGTTTCTTGGCAAGGAAACCATTCATCTGGCCAATGTGTTGTTTAGCACCGGCGAACAGGCATCATCATTTCTGCTGATCGAAGGGATTGTGATCTACTTTCTCTATTTCGAATTTATCGCGCTGATCGTGAAATATTTCCAGTCGGGCTATCATTTCCCACTGCGCTATTTCGTCTATATCGGCATCACCGCGATTATTCGGTTGATCATTGTCGACCACAAAAACCCGTTCGACACGCTGTGCTACTCGGCTGCCATTCTTATTCTGGTGGTGACGCTGTGGTTGGCGAACAGCAACAGATTGAAACGCGAGTAA